One window of Pseudobdellovibrionaceae bacterium genomic DNA carries:
- the gspG gene encoding type II secretion system major pseudopilin GspG has protein sequence MKDTLLSQFYKNTLIKSNKAMTLLEIMIVLAIVALMASLIGPQVIGQLNSSKVKEVKIQISELSKTLDIFYTDCGFYPEELTALLEKPSNCENWGPDPYIKKIPKDAWGQEFIYELEDNKPIIISYGEDRREGGSKNASDISSED, from the coding sequence ATGAAAGACACTTTGCTTTCTCAATTTTACAAAAATACTCTTATAAAAAGCAACAAAGCCATGACTCTTTTAGAGATTATGATTGTATTAGCTATTGTTGCCTTAATGGCTTCTTTAATCGGTCCGCAAGTAATAGGACAATTAAATAGCTCTAAAGTGAAAGAAGTAAAAATTCAAATTTCTGAATTAAGTAAGACTTTAGATATTTTTTACACAGATTGTGGCTTTTACCCTGAAGAATTAACCGCTTTATTAGAAAAACCCAGCAACTGTGAAAACTGGGGGCCAGATCCTTATATTAAAAAAATTCCAAAAGATGCATGGGGGCAAGAATTTATTTATGAACTAGAAGATAACAAACCCATTATTATCTCCTATGGCGAGGACAGAAGAGAAGGTGGCTCAAAAAATGCATCTGACATTTCTTCTGAAGATTAG